Proteins encoded within one genomic window of Sphaerotilus montanus:
- the dksA gene encoding RNA polymerase-binding protein DksA, with the protein MPQNDPKNDPTLANAWKTKAGRDLTDAELMAMPESEYMSEQQLDFFRACLKKQKDDLLANAGETTEHLREDTSIVPDPADRATIEEEHALELRTRDRERKLLKKITQSLSRIESGDYGYCDETGEPIGLGRLLARPTATLSLEAQQRRELKQKLFGD; encoded by the coding sequence ATGCCCCAGAACGATCCCAAGAACGACCCGACCCTCGCCAACGCCTGGAAGACCAAAGCAGGACGCGACCTGACGGACGCCGAGCTGATGGCCATGCCGGAGAGCGAGTACATGAGCGAGCAGCAGCTCGACTTCTTCCGCGCCTGCCTGAAGAAACAGAAGGACGACCTGCTGGCCAACGCCGGCGAGACGACCGAGCACCTGCGCGAGGACACGTCCATCGTCCCCGATCCGGCGGATCGCGCCACGATCGAGGAAGAGCACGCGCTGGAGCTGCGCACCCGTGACCGCGAGCGCAAGCTGCTGAAGAAGATCACCCAGTCGCTGAGTCGCATCGAATCCGGTGACTATGGTTACTGTGATGAAACCGGCGAACCGATCGGCCTGGGCCGCCTGCTGGCACGCCCGACCGCTACACTGTCGCTGGAAGCGCAGCAGCGCAGGGAACTGAAACAAAAACTCTTCGGCGACTGA
- the hslU gene encoding ATP-dependent protease ATPase subunit HslU, translating into MSAMTPQEIVSELDRHIVGQHAAKRAVAIALRNRWRRQQVDATLRHEITPKNILMIGPTGVGKTEIARRLARLADAPFIKVEATKFTEVGYVGKDVDTIIRDLVESAVKLERERQVTLMRHRAEDAAEDRILDVLVPPARPAASGGLGFGFGEAPAPAPAPVDSAARQTFRKRLREGTLEDKEIEIDLAEARQAVEIMGPAGMEDMAEQLKGMFSQLGQGKRKTRKLTIAEARRLLIDEEAQRLVNDEEIVTRALHNTEQNGIVFLDEIDKVTSRSESQGADVSRQGVQRDLLPLVEGTTVKTKHGMVKTDHILFIASGAFHLSKPSDLIPELQGRFPIRVELSSLSVDDFEAILSSTHASLIKQYQALLATEGVTLEFTPDAIRRLAETAHGVNERTENIGARRLATVMERLLDEISFDAPQQAGQTISIDAAEVEKRLGALAGNEDLSRYIL; encoded by the coding sequence ATGAGCGCCATGACCCCGCAGGAAATCGTCTCCGAACTCGACCGCCACATCGTCGGCCAGCACGCCGCCAAGCGCGCCGTCGCCATCGCGCTGCGCAACCGCTGGCGCCGGCAACAGGTCGACGCCACGCTGCGCCACGAGATCACGCCCAAGAACATCCTGATGATCGGCCCGACCGGCGTCGGCAAGACCGAGATCGCCCGCCGGCTGGCCCGGCTGGCGGACGCCCCGTTCATCAAGGTCGAGGCCACCAAGTTCACCGAGGTCGGCTATGTCGGCAAGGACGTCGACACCATCATCCGCGACCTGGTCGAAAGCGCCGTCAAGCTGGAGCGCGAGCGCCAGGTCACCCTGATGCGCCACCGCGCCGAAGACGCCGCCGAGGACCGCATCCTCGACGTGCTGGTGCCGCCGGCACGTCCGGCAGCATCCGGCGGTCTGGGTTTCGGTTTCGGAGAAGCCCCGGCTCCGGCGCCCGCACCGGTCGACAGCGCCGCGCGCCAGACCTTCCGCAAGCGCCTGCGCGAAGGCACGCTGGAGGACAAGGAGATCGAGATCGACCTGGCCGAGGCGCGGCAGGCGGTGGAGATCATGGGCCCGGCCGGCATGGAAGACATGGCCGAGCAGCTCAAGGGCATGTTCTCGCAGCTCGGCCAGGGCAAGCGCAAGACCCGCAAGCTCACGATCGCCGAAGCGCGCCGCCTGCTGATCGACGAGGAAGCCCAGCGCCTGGTCAACGACGAGGAGATCGTCACCCGCGCGCTGCACAACACCGAGCAGAACGGCATCGTCTTCCTCGACGAGATCGACAAGGTCACCAGCCGCAGCGAGTCGCAGGGCGCCGACGTGTCGCGCCAGGGCGTGCAGCGCGACCTGCTGCCGCTGGTCGAGGGCACCACCGTCAAGACCAAGCACGGCATGGTCAAGACCGACCACATCCTGTTCATCGCGTCGGGCGCCTTCCACCTGTCGAAACCGAGCGACCTGATCCCGGAGCTGCAAGGGCGCTTCCCCATCCGGGTCGAGCTGTCCTCGCTGAGCGTGGACGACTTCGAGGCCATCCTCTCCAGCACCCACGCCAGCCTGATCAAGCAGTACCAGGCGCTGCTGGCCACCGAGGGCGTGACGCTGGAGTTCACCCCCGACGCCATCCGCCGCCTCGCCGAGACCGCCCACGGCGTCAACGAGCGCACCGAGAACATCGGCGCACGCCGGCTGGCAACCGTGATGGAGCGGCTGCTGGACGAGATATCGTTTGACGCGCCGCAGCAGGCCGGTCAGACCATCTCCATCGATGCAGCAGAGGTGGAAAAACGCCTAGGCGCCCTCGCTGGCAATGAGGATCTGTCGCGGTACATCCTCTGA
- a CDS encoding cation:proton antiporter, giving the protein MSKTDVSFPLDLLTSGSAGGFGLGNLGTLGSELAHWPIEALRGADPIMGLAVLMIVALLAGEAVHRMTRLPRALGAMLVGALASPLALSLVVRAELDPWKPLLDLAVGLLVFELGSRIRPRWLIDNPWLTVKCLAEALVTGVAVTAVLVWLDVSLSSAALAGAVAMASSPVITMTVLNELKPRGQVSERLLMMTAVNTVCAVLALTGWRVLTTLDSGGFEWQPALAGALYTLCGSYLLGAVSGLLLERLSRQIHGSGLAALQLALVVLAAMLAAQYTFSPLLALLIAGMVARSRMGHRLQVEPQLGSGGAALTLLLLVTLGLLSTLEGLVDLLPLVAAIIGARFLAKTGTVLLLARPSGLGWRQALGLGLALQPASSLTVLLTGNTLGWPSALPLPESTLLQALLIALTLMQLSGPVWLQLGLCTVARETCTPPSR; this is encoded by the coding sequence GTGAGCAAGACCGATGTGTCATTTCCCCTGGACCTGCTGACCTCCGGCAGCGCTGGCGGGTTCGGCCTGGGCAACCTCGGCACCCTGGGCAGCGAACTGGCGCACTGGCCGATCGAGGCCCTGCGCGGCGCGGATCCGATCATGGGACTGGCGGTGCTGATGATCGTCGCGCTGCTGGCCGGCGAGGCCGTGCACCGCATGACACGCTTGCCGCGCGCGCTGGGCGCGATGCTGGTCGGCGCCCTCGCCAGTCCGCTGGCACTGAGTCTGGTGGTGCGCGCCGAGCTGGACCCGTGGAAGCCGCTGCTCGATCTGGCCGTCGGCCTGCTGGTGTTCGAGCTGGGCAGCCGCATCCGGCCACGCTGGCTGATCGACAACCCGTGGCTGACCGTCAAGTGCCTGGCCGAGGCGCTGGTCACCGGCGTGGCCGTCACCGCGGTGCTGGTGTGGCTGGACGTCTCGCTGTCGTCGGCGGCACTGGCCGGTGCGGTGGCGATGGCCAGCTCGCCGGTGATCACCATGACCGTGCTCAACGAACTGAAGCCGCGCGGTCAGGTCAGCGAGCGGCTGCTGATGATGACGGCGGTGAACACCGTCTGCGCCGTGCTGGCGCTGACCGGGTGGCGGGTGCTGACAACGCTGGATTCCGGCGGTTTCGAATGGCAGCCGGCCCTGGCCGGCGCGCTCTACACGCTGTGCGGCTCCTACTTGCTGGGCGCCGTCAGCGGTCTGCTGCTGGAGCGGCTGAGTCGGCAGATCCACGGCAGCGGGCTGGCGGCACTGCAGCTCGCGCTGGTGGTGCTGGCCGCGATGCTGGCCGCGCAGTACACCTTCTCGCCGCTGCTGGCCCTGCTCATCGCCGGCATGGTGGCCCGCAGCCGGATGGGCCACCGGCTGCAGGTCGAGCCGCAGCTCGGCAGCGGCGGCGCGGCGCTGACGCTGCTGCTGCTGGTGACGCTGGGGCTGCTGTCCACGCTGGAGGGTCTGGTCGACCTGCTGCCGCTGGTCGCCGCCATCATCGGCGCGCGCTTTCTCGCCAAGACCGGCACGGTGCTCCTGCTGGCGCGGCCCAGCGGCCTGGGCTGGCGGCAGGCACTCGGACTGGGTCTGGCGCTGCAGCCGGCCTCCAGCCTGACGGTGCTGCTGACCGGCAACACGCTGGGCTGGCCGAGCGCACTGCCGCTGCCGGAATCGACCCTGCTGCAGGCGCTGCTGATCGCGCTGACGCTGATGCAGCTGAGCGGGCCGGTCTGGCTGCAGCTCGGCCTGTGCACGGTCGCGCGCGAAACCTGCACGCCCCCGTCCCGCTGA
- a CDS encoding YbdK family carboxylate-amine ligase has product MSLQDFTTSESLTIGVELELQLISTHDHDLIPQAQDLLRETARHTGAWDIKPEITRSMIEIGTSIQREHGPLVAELRDMRDQLVRAARRLNIEIAGGGTHAFQHWSEQQIYPGERFHYISDLYGYLAKQFTVFGQHVHVGCPNGDDALWLLHALSRYVPHFIALSASSPFVQGHDTGFDSARLNSVFAFPLSGRAPFVRSWDEFGAYFDKMTATGVVQSMKDFYWDIRPKPEYGTIELRVCDTPLTVEKAAALACYLQAICRYLIEERPFEPVEDDYLVYTYNRFQACRFGLQGDIVNPQTKARGKLRDDIVRTLARVETHAVDLKSWEACQLLRESLGEGNDAQWLRRQRAQDAQLSEVVEAAARRWTQSPPAAR; this is encoded by the coding sequence ATGTCTTTGCAGGACTTCACCACCTCCGAGTCGCTGACCATCGGTGTCGAGCTGGAGCTGCAGCTCATCTCCACGCACGACCACGACCTGATCCCGCAGGCCCAGGACCTGCTGCGCGAGACCGCCCGCCACACCGGCGCCTGGGACATCAAGCCCGAGATCACGCGCTCGATGATCGAGATCGGCACCTCGATCCAGCGCGAACACGGCCCGCTGGTGGCCGAGCTGCGCGACATGCGCGACCAGCTCGTGCGCGCGGCGCGGCGCCTGAACATCGAGATCGCCGGCGGTGGCACCCACGCCTTCCAGCACTGGAGCGAGCAGCAGATCTACCCCGGCGAGCGCTTCCACTACATCAGCGACCTCTACGGCTACCTCGCCAAGCAGTTCACCGTCTTCGGCCAGCACGTCCACGTCGGCTGCCCGAACGGCGACGACGCGCTGTGGCTGCTGCACGCGCTCTCCAGGTATGTCCCGCACTTCATCGCGCTGTCGGCCTCGTCGCCCTTCGTGCAGGGGCACGACACCGGCTTCGACTCGGCACGGCTGAACTCGGTGTTCGCGTTTCCGCTGTCGGGGCGGGCGCCGTTCGTGCGGAGCTGGGACGAGTTCGGTGCGTACTTCGACAAGATGACCGCCACCGGCGTCGTGCAGTCGATGAAGGACTTCTACTGGGACATCCGCCCCAAGCCCGAGTACGGCACGATCGAACTGCGCGTGTGCGACACGCCGCTGACGGTGGAGAAGGCGGCGGCACTGGCGTGTTACCTGCAGGCGATCTGCCGCTACCTGATCGAGGAGCGGCCATTCGAGCCGGTCGAGGACGACTACCTCGTCTACACCTACAACCGCTTCCAGGCCTGCCGCTTCGGGCTGCAGGGCGATATCGTCAATCCGCAGACCAAGGCACGCGGCAAGCTGCGCGACGACATCGTGCGCACGCTGGCGCGGGTGGAGACCCACGCGGTCGATCTGAAGTCGTGGGAGGCGTGCCAGCTGCTGCGCGAGTCGCTCGGCGAAGGCAATGATGCGCAGTGGCTGCGGCGGCAGCGGGCGCAGGATGCACAGTTGTCGGAAGTGGTGGAAGCAGCCGCACGGCGGTGGACACAGAGTCCGCCCGCAGCGCGCTGA
- the lnt gene encoding apolipoprotein N-acyltransferase, which produces MALALLAGGAHAWSMAPVARGWLQLLSVAALLALACAVPPPRAWLVGGAFGLGWLGGTFWWLFISMYRYGHLPAWLAALAVALLAALLSVYLALAVALFVRWKRDQLGPDLLLWGGLWLLAELARAQLFTGFPWGAAGYAHVDGPLVALAPWVGVYGIGAVAAGLGLLVQRGLAMPGVLPRLGALAVTGALVLLPTWTGGDFTRARSVLSVTLLQGNVPQDEKFEFSRLPDTLDWHIKALLASRADLVIAPETAIPLLPAQLPPGLWEGLQNHFAQGRTWGLVGVPLGDAEQGYTNSVAGFSAGAAARAPVYRYDKHHLVPFGEFIPPGFRWFVDMMQMPLGDFARGPLVAPSFAVGSERVGPNICYEDLFGEELAARFVDVATAPTVLANVSNIGWFGESVAVDQHLLISRMRTLELQRPMVRATNTGATVAIDHRGVVTHRLAPHVRGVLEAQVQGREGTTPFAWWAGRFGLWPLWALALGAVAVVARRRTSN; this is translated from the coding sequence GTGGCGCTTGCTCTGCTTGCCGGCGGCGCGCATGCCTGGTCGATGGCGCCGGTTGCGCGAGGATGGCTGCAACTGCTGTCAGTTGCTGCGCTGCTTGCCTTGGCTTGTGCGGTGCCGCCACCACGGGCCTGGCTGGTGGGCGGTGCCTTCGGGCTGGGGTGGCTGGGCGGCACGTTCTGGTGGCTGTTCATCAGCATGTACCGTTACGGGCACCTGCCGGCCTGGCTGGCGGCACTGGCCGTCGCGCTGCTGGCCGCCTTGCTGTCGGTCTATCTGGCGCTGGCCGTGGCGCTGTTCGTGCGCTGGAAACGCGACCAGCTCGGCCCCGACCTCCTGCTGTGGGGGGGGCTGTGGCTGCTGGCCGAACTGGCGCGGGCGCAGCTCTTCACCGGGTTTCCGTGGGGCGCGGCTGGTTACGCACATGTGGATGGGCCGCTGGTGGCGCTGGCGCCCTGGGTCGGCGTGTACGGCATCGGGGCGGTGGCCGCGGGGCTGGGCCTGCTGGTGCAACGGGGTCTGGCGATGCCCGGTGTGCTTCCGCGGCTCGGCGCGTTGGCGGTCACGGGCGCGCTCGTGCTGCTGCCGACCTGGACGGGCGGCGACTTCACCCGTGCCCGCTCGGTCCTGTCGGTGACGCTGCTGCAGGGCAATGTGCCGCAGGACGAGAAGTTCGAGTTCAGCCGCCTGCCCGACACGCTGGACTGGCACATCAAGGCGCTGCTGGCCTCCAGGGCCGATCTGGTGATCGCGCCCGAAACGGCCATCCCGCTGCTGCCGGCGCAGTTGCCGCCGGGCCTGTGGGAGGGGCTGCAGAACCACTTCGCGCAGGGCCGCACCTGGGGGCTGGTCGGTGTGCCGCTGGGCGATGCGGAACAGGGCTACACCAACTCCGTGGCCGGATTCAGTGCCGGGGCCGCAGCCAGAGCGCCTGTCTACCGCTACGACAAGCACCACCTCGTGCCCTTCGGCGAGTTCATCCCGCCGGGCTTCCGCTGGTTCGTGGACATGATGCAGATGCCGCTGGGGGACTTTGCCCGCGGCCCGCTGGTGGCTCCATCGTTCGCGGTGGGGTCCGAGCGGGTGGGGCCGAACATCTGCTACGAGGATCTGTTCGGCGAGGAACTGGCGGCGCGGTTCGTGGATGTGGCAACGGCGCCGACCGTGCTGGCCAACGTCAGCAACATCGGCTGGTTCGGCGAGTCGGTCGCGGTGGACCAGCACCTGCTGATCTCGCGCATGCGCACGCTGGAGCTGCAGCGGCCGATGGTGCGCGCCACCAACACGGGCGCCACGGTGGCGATCGACCACCGCGGCGTGGTGACGCACCGGCTGGCGCCGCATGTGCGCGGCGTGCTGGAGGCGCAGGTGCAAGGCCGTGAAGGCACGACGCCGTTCGCCTGGTGGGCGGGACGGTTCGGGCTGTGGCCACTGTGGGCGCTGGCCCTGGGCGCTGTCGCCGTGGTCGCGCGCCGCCGGACGTCGAACTGA
- a CDS encoding CobW family GTP-binding protein — MSTGLIPATILTGFLGSGKTTLLKRILSEAHGQKIAVIENEFGEENIDNDILIGDTEEQIIQLSNGCVCCTIREDLRSTLSDLAAKRRKGELTFDRVVIETTGLADPGPVAQTFFMDDEVAESYLLDSILTLVDAVHAQKQLDDRQEARRQIGFADQLFISKADLVDEAALDALSHRLKHMNPRAPQRRVNFGEVPIAQVFDLHGFNLNAKLEIDPEFLAAADQGHGHGDHGHDHHGHDHAPGEHCDHPHHHHHDDDVKSFVFRSHKAFNPAKLEDFLGSIVQIYGPRMLRYKGVLNMKGTERKVIFQGVHQLMGSDLGPKWMPGEKRQSKMVFIGIDLPGDVFQQGLAQCLV, encoded by the coding sequence ATGTCCACAGGCCTCATCCCCGCCACCATCCTCACCGGCTTTCTCGGCTCGGGCAAGACGACGCTGCTCAAGCGCATCCTGTCGGAAGCCCATGGCCAGAAGATCGCCGTGATCGAGAACGAGTTCGGCGAAGAGAACATCGACAACGACATCCTCATCGGTGACACCGAGGAGCAGATCATCCAGCTGAGCAACGGCTGCGTCTGCTGCACGATCCGCGAGGATCTGCGCTCGACGCTGTCCGACCTGGCCGCCAAGCGCCGCAAGGGCGAACTCACCTTCGACCGCGTCGTGATCGAGACGACGGGGCTGGCCGATCCGGGCCCGGTGGCGCAGACCTTCTTCATGGACGACGAGGTCGCCGAGAGCTACCTGCTCGACTCCATCCTGACGCTGGTCGATGCCGTGCATGCCCAGAAGCAGCTCGACGACCGCCAGGAAGCACGCCGCCAGATCGGCTTCGCCGACCAGCTCTTCATCAGCAAGGCCGACCTCGTCGACGAGGCCGCACTCGATGCGCTGTCGCACCGCCTGAAGCACATGAACCCGCGCGCCCCGCAGCGCCGCGTGAACTTCGGCGAGGTGCCGATCGCCCAGGTGTTCGACCTGCACGGCTTCAACCTGAACGCCAAGCTGGAGATCGACCCGGAGTTCCTCGCCGCCGCCGACCAAGGCCACGGACACGGCGACCATGGCCATGACCACCATGGTCACGACCACGCCCCCGGCGAACACTGCGACCACCCGCACCACCATCACCACGACGACGACGTCAAGTCCTTCGTCTTCCGCTCGCACAAGGCCTTCAACCCGGCCAAGCTGGAGGACTTCCTCGGCTCCATCGTGCAGATCTACGGCCCGCGCATGCTGCGCTACAAGGGCGTGCTGAACATGAAGGGCACCGAGCGCAAGGTCATCTTCCAGGGCGTGCACCAGCTGATGGGCAGCGACCTGGGCCCGAAGTGGATGCCCGGCGAGAAACGCCAGAGCAAGATGGTGTTCATCGGCATCGACCTGCCGGGCGACGTATTCCAGCAAGGGCTGGCGCAATGCCTGGTGTGA
- the hslV gene encoding ATP-dependent protease subunit HslV codes for MSTESYHGTTIVSVRRGNTVAIGGDGQVTLGHIIVKSSARKVRKLHRDQVLAGFAGATADAFTLFERFEAKLEKHQGHLVRAAVELTRDWRTDRVLRKLEAMLAVADRTASLIITGNGDVLEPEHGIVAIGSGGAYAQAAARALLQHTEMAPADIVKRSLEIAGDLCIYTNQSHTIETLD; via the coding sequence ATGTCCACCGAGTCCTATCACGGCACCACCATCGTCAGCGTGCGCCGCGGCAACACCGTGGCCATCGGCGGTGACGGCCAGGTCACGCTCGGCCACATCATCGTCAAGTCCAGCGCGCGCAAGGTGCGCAAGCTGCACCGCGATCAGGTGCTGGCCGGCTTCGCGGGGGCCACGGCCGACGCTTTCACGCTGTTCGAGCGCTTCGAGGCCAAGCTCGAAAAACACCAGGGCCACCTCGTGCGCGCCGCCGTCGAGCTGACCCGCGACTGGCGCACCGACCGCGTGCTGCGCAAGCTCGAAGCCATGCTGGCGGTGGCCGACCGCACCGCCTCGCTGATCATCACCGGCAACGGCGACGTGCTGGAGCCGGAGCACGGCATCGTGGCGATCGGATCGGGCGGCGCCTACGCGCAGGCCGCGGCCCGCGCGCTGCTGCAGCACACCGAGATGGCACCGGCCGACATCGTCAAGCGCTCGCTGGAGATCGCGGGCGACCTGTGCATCTACACCAACCAGTCCCACACCATCGAGACGCTCGACTGA
- a CDS encoding HlyC/CorC family transporter: MSEPQQSYRSGREPGRVAQQDHRTLFERVIEFISPGPDSRDELMETLADAEKRELIDPESRSMLEGVLRMADLTAGDALVAAPRMDLLDIASTYDEVLATVIDTGHSRFPVFEGERDNIIGVLMSKDLLKVQRSPDLHLRTLLRPALFVPESKGLNELLRDFRSNRNHLAIVIDEFGALAGLITIEDVLEEIVGEIEDEFDDKVNESGLYTLADGSCRVPGDASIEAINAHFAIDLAEEGIETIGGLVAHRNGRVPRRGEIVDVGPLRFSVMLTRGGAVRWFKVVRLSLDEMAGG, translated from the coding sequence GTGTCCGAACCCCAGCAGAGTTACCGTTCCGGCCGTGAGCCCGGACGGGTTGCTCAACAGGATCACCGCACGTTGTTCGAGCGGGTGATCGAATTCATCTCGCCGGGCCCTGACTCGCGCGACGAACTCATGGAGACGCTGGCCGACGCCGAAAAGCGCGAGCTGATCGACCCGGAATCGCGCTCGATGCTCGAAGGCGTGCTGCGCATGGCCGACCTGACGGCCGGTGACGCGCTGGTGGCGGCGCCCCGGATGGACCTGCTCGACATCGCCTCGACCTACGACGAGGTGCTCGCCACCGTCATCGACACCGGGCACTCCCGGTTCCCGGTGTTCGAGGGCGAGCGCGACAACATCATCGGCGTGCTGATGTCCAAGGACCTGCTCAAGGTCCAGCGCTCGCCGGACCTGCACCTGCGCACGCTGCTGCGGCCGGCGCTGTTCGTGCCCGAGTCGAAGGGCCTGAACGAGCTGCTGCGCGACTTCCGCTCCAACCGCAACCACCTGGCCATCGTCATCGACGAGTTTGGCGCGCTCGCCGGCCTGATCACGATCGAGGACGTGCTGGAGGAGATCGTCGGCGAGATCGAGGACGAGTTCGACGACAAGGTCAACGAATCCGGTCTCTACACGCTGGCCGATGGCAGCTGCCGGGTGCCGGGGGATGCGTCGATCGAGGCCATCAACGCCCACTTCGCGATCGACCTGGCCGAGGAGGGCATCGAGACCATCGGCGGACTGGTCGCGCACCGCAACGGCCGGGTGCCGCGGCGTGGCGAGATCGTGGATGTCGGGCCGCTGCGCTTCTCGGTGATGCTGACCCGGGGCGGGGCGGTGCGCTGGTTCAAGGTGGTGCGCCTGTCGCTGGACGAGATGGCCGGTGGCTGA